The Oncorhynchus gorbuscha isolate QuinsamMale2020 ecotype Even-year linkage group LG06, OgorEven_v1.0, whole genome shotgun sequence sequence ATTGGGTTAATTGTAATTGTATGAATATATTGTATGTTAATATGGATGTACATTCTGCCAGTGTTGATGTATGTTAAATTGAGGGTTTTCATTTTGAGTGATAGAACCAATGTGAATCACTGAGCAATGTCGTTCAACATTTTGGTTGGATAATTAACTGGGTTTTGAATTATGATTTGGGAACTAACTAACTATATGAGTGGAGCAATTAATGTATTATGGATTGATTGTTTTGATTGTTGTTATGCTAATGATGACATGGGCAAATAAGTTGTGTACTATGTTGAGACTATTCTCAGCATGCTTTGGTAAAAGGAGGGGTAAACTCTGGTCCTGAGAGTGAAACTGAGCTTAATCTATTTGATTTATATCCATTACCAAATTGAAATGTTTAAGGATAACACTCAGGAACTATAGCAGGTTTATGCTAATGGCACATAGAGTCCATAGGTGAGGCCTTATACATAGTGGGATCATGATGCTTGTCCTGGGTtatgttcattaggcactaaaTGGAATAAATGTCTTTTTAAACCTTGTAATTTTACTTTTAAGTTGAGAGAATTCTGAAAATGGGGCAATGTGATAGAAAAATTACATATTTAACTGATTTGTTTAATGTTAATAGTTAGCAATTAATACTTAACAAATATGAGGATatttctgtcctgttagtgtctTTGTTTTCATGGGCTCCACTCTAGTTCCCTGCAGCTAATCAGGGCGTATGGTCACTGGAGATGGCTTGAGTTGACAAATGGGTTAAAGACTGCATTACAGAGACAAGAATGTGTTTTACTAGAGATAGCTTAGGAGTAGAACAATCCATCATTGTCTCAAAATCATCCTtgcatctgggaaactaagcAAGGGTGGGGTTAAGACAACAACCCAAGTGCAGATAATGACAGGATGAACCCAGAGTGGCTTATGATGCCCCAATCTGCAAGAGGGGGGTTGAACCaaccataatataataatataataatatatgccatttagcagacgcttttatccaaagcgacttacagtcatgtgtgcatacattctacgtatgggtggtcccggggatcgaacccactaccctggcgttacaagcgccatgctctaccaactgagctacagaaggagaaCCAGAACCATAACTGAGTATTGTTAGCTGAGTGTTGTTAGTGTCAGCTATATATAGTATTCTGCATTTGTGTAAAGGTTAGGTTACTCTGTCCAACATTCAAGGGTGGGGGGTCGACAAGCCTCATTAGTGCAAAAATGAATCAATATTAAAtgaagatgattgtttgaagaaatgacaaaatctctctcagtactgaattTCCACAACAGTGTGTAGAGtaagtataaatgtatgtgcatagtttcctgtagtccacgatcagctccttggtcttactgacgttgaggcACCACActtccaccacactaccacactgacctcctccctgtaggctgactcgTCATCACTGgtgattaggcctaccactgtgtAGTCGTcaacaaacttgatgatggtgttggagtcatgcatggccacacagtcgtgggtgaacagggagtacaggaggggactaagcacacacccctgcgaggaccctgtgttgagggtcagcatggtgaAGGTGATggtgcctaccctcaccaccaggatccaattgcagagggagatgttcagacccagagtcctaagcttggtgatgagcttggaggggacaatggtgttgacagctgagctgtagtcaatgaacagcattctcacatacctGATGGCAAATTGGCAATCAAAATAAACGTTTTACCACATCAaccatgttatttttgggaaGCACATTTCATTCTGAGTtcggacatacagtgccttcagacgatattcagaccccttgacttttttcacattttgttacattacagctttattctaaaatgtattaaattgttctTTCCCCTCATAATTCTAcatacaatatcccataatgacaaagcaaaaccaactttaaaaaaaactgatatcacatttacataagtattcagaccctttactcagtactttgttgaagcacctttggcagcgatgttTACACGACTATTGCATTTAATATTTAATTATTACTGTGCATGTGAACATACTCACTGCCGCCTGTAGTACTATAACCCAGGTACCTCGATCAGTAGGTTCCCCTTCTGTTTCAGTGGACATGATGCCTCTGTTCACAGTTCACATATTTGCTTGCTGTGAGCACATGCATATTGTTTATGCTTGTTACAGAGAAGGGGGACTTCATTGCTCTGGATCTGGGTGGCTCGGCCTTCCGCATCCTGCGAGTGAAGGTGTCCCATGAGAAGAAGCAGACGGTTCAGATGGAGAGCCAGATCTATGACACTCCAGAGGACATCATCCATGGCAGTGGCACTCGGGTACGGGGTACCTTCCAAACTCTTACCGTATATAAATGTCTAAAAGTCtagtggccagggaaataaatccAAAGTGTGCATTTACAGTCTCTCCTTTTGCACAGATTGCTTTCGAGATAACCATCCCTAACTTAATTATTTTTCTTTCCCTTGCAGCTGTTTGACCATGTTGCAGAGTGCCTGGGTGACTTCATGGAGAAGCAGAATATCAAGGATAAGAAGCTTTCTGTCGGCTTCACCTTCTCCTTCCCCTGTGCACAAACCAAACTGAATGAGGTGAGAGAATGAACAAGCCAATAGTACTGTACAGCTGAGCTTCTGTTATTAGCttagtttttttattttaccctaatttttctccccaattttgatcttgtctcatcgctgtaactcccaacgagctcgggagagacgaagggtGAGCCATGCGTCCTCCTGAACATGACCCGCCCAAGCTCGCACCTTAACATCCACCAGCTtagcccggaagccagccgcaccaatgtgtaggGGGAAACACCATTCAATTGGCGACCTGTATCAGCCTGCAAGCACCCGGCcctccacaaggagtcgctagggcacgatgagccaagtaaagcccccccggccaaacccttccctaacccggatgacgctggaccaattgtgtgccGTCCTATGGCCCTCCTGTCACGGACGGTTGTATTAGCTTCAGTTTTGAAGACAGATCATATCATACTATCAGTGATCTGCCTGTTTGTCTTTTGTAGAGTTATTTGCTCACTTGGACAAAACGCTTTAAAGCCAGTGGAGTTGAGGGAATGGACGTTGTGACTCTTCTGAACAAGGCCATCAAAAAACGTGGGGTAGGTTTGATGTTTTTCAGCACGCTTGCCTAATGCAATGACAATGAACCCACTAGGGAAAAACGacttgaatcaacattgtttccacatcattttaaCCAGAAAATTATATATGATGACGTTGAATGAACGTGGATAACTGATTGGATTTGTAAAAAGTAATCAATGTAAGGTCATTTTtatttcacccaacttttaacctaaattcaatgacatggtgacattgtTGGTTGATTTCACGTTAGTtcacaactcaaccaaatgtaaatcaaaactagatgttgaactgatgtctgtgcccaatgGGAAGTTCAGTCATAAGCAAATCTGTTGCACCATGGTTATATAATTGTAACCCTGTGCTTTTCAGGACTATGACGCAGACATCATGGCAGTGGTCAATGACACAGTTGGAACCATGATGACCTGTGGCTTTGATGACCAGCGTTGTGAAGTTGGTATCATCATAGGTATAAAATCCATTTACCTCCCACCAGACCATTAAAGGATCCCCCCTCCCCCAGAAGATGTTGGTGTCACTATTTCAATGTAATTTCCTGTCTTAGAGAGAAAATGCACGTTTAGGTTCCACCTCTGGAGAATGACAGAGGCTACTTATAAATATTTACGAATTGGGTGTAGGAATTTCCACGTGGAGTTAAACATCAACAAATAGGGCACCTAGCATGCTAaccttatctagctagctagcttgctcaCCATATCTAGCAGGCTCGATAGGCTAGATCTGTTGTTGCTGTTTTTTAAACTACACTGTATTCAAAATATTAGCCAGCTCGAACGATGGCTTGTTCTGGAGCTGTATTTGCCATAAGCATTGATTTAGCGAAAACTTCGCCACAGATGGAAACCACTGGTCTATCTTTGACTTTGCCATCTATTATTATCTCCAAAGTTTTGACATCTTCCATAAATTGCGGCCGCGAATCGACAATAGAAATAGTTTGAAAAATAAGATGAAGCTCAGATAATATCCATAAATATAGAAAAATAACTGATATgcatttttctacattgtaaggGACATGGTGCAACTTTTCGTAGGTAGGCTGCTGACAGGCTTTGGCTGCGGTACAGCAAAGCCAAGTCAGCCCCTGCTCATGGTTCTCACATGGGAAGTGAAATGATAGGCTATAATGACTTTGCTCATGATCATGCACGCTGCAAATGACATGTAACTAACAAATTTCATGTAACTAACAAATTACATGCACCCTTACATTTTTTCTCCATGGCTCAGGTGATCAAGTGGACACAAGACTGTTTGACTCATGTGAGTCACGAAGAGGAATAACTTTGGATTTGTTTCAGATTAATAAACATTGCCATGCTGGTGGGTGGTAATATTCAAATGAAAATCAACCCTGAAACTAAACGTAGGCGGAAAATACTTTTTATTATATTATCATAGGAAATGACACCACATTCACACGGATTCACACAAAGTGGGCAGTTCGGATTTGTCACTTCAAGCCAAAATATATCATAATTTGACTAAAACTATGACTTACTGACTTCAATCGTTATGCACCATCATGGGTAAGCTCTGGACATTGTTTTTCAGCTTGAAAAAGTGGATTTCTACCGGTGTGGGTGTTTAATTATATTTATTCCAATATGTTCAATCATTTTGTCAGAACAGATAGTGCTGTGTTTGGTTTCAATGTGCCCCTGCTAATCACCCTTTTACCCTATTTTTGTTCAAGCCGAGCTGAAGCTCATTGGGTACACTTTTACTTTTGCATTACTCACGTGTTGTTTGTTGGTGTCTCCTCAGGCACAGGTACTAATGCTTGTTACATGGAGGAGCTAAGGCACATTGACCTGGTGGAGGGAGACGAGGGCAGAATGTGTATCAACACAGAGTGGGGAGCCTTTGGGGACGATGGAATGCTGGAGGACATTCGCACAGAGTTCGACAGAGAAATTGACAGGGGCTCTCTAAACCCAGGGAAACAGCTGTATGTCCCACATATTAATACACTATAAATCAGACCTTCCCAAATTTCTTTAAGACATACAATATCAGTTAAGTGCATTGATAGTAGTAGTCATCGTACATGTCACATTTTCCCTCAGTGTTTAGCAACATATTGTATATTTTTCTCTCCAGGTTTGAGAAGATGGTCAGTGGGATGTACATGGGCGAACTTGTGCGACTCATCCTGGTCAAGATGGCCAAAGAGGGATTTTTGTTTGAGGGTCGGATAACGCCTGAACTTCTTACTAAAGGGAAATTTGAAACCAAACACGTTTCTTCCATTGAAAAGTAGGTGTCAATTAGTTTTCTTTTCTTTAGGGTTGTGACTTGTGTCATGTAGCCATTTGCAAACTGAGCACTGCTTTGAGACTGCACACCATTATTGTACACCTTTGTAATGTCATTTGTCACCACTAAGCTCATCTCTTCGTCCGAACCTGTCACTGTCCAGGAGTAAAGAAGGCCTCACTAAAGCCAAGGATATCCTACTTCGCCTGGGTGTGGAACCATCCGCAGATGACTGCGTTGCTGTGCAGCACGTATGCACCATAGTCTCCCACAGATCAGCCAACCTCCTCGCTGCCACGCTGGGCGGCATCCTCTCCaggctaaaggacaacaaaggGAACCCTCGCCTACGCACCACTGTGGGCATCGACGGCTCTCTCTACAAGATGCACCCGCAGTGAGTAGCCTATACCAGTAGAGGGCCCCCTGGGTACAAGGTAGACTGTACCCAGCTCTTATTGTGCATCTTAATTGTGTATCTTGCGTTGAAGCTATGCAATTCTGTCAAATGGCTTAGGGAATACTACAATAGACTTTGAAAAAGAGACATTGATACAGAATACAGATGTCAAAGATATATTTTAGGTACTAGGGCCAAGAGCCTGAGTTGTGATGAGATACATAAAAGGTTGAGTTACACGTGAGAATCCAAGAATCCAAGGTCAGGTCATTTTTGTCTGACTGAGAAtcaccctccccatctcctcagaTATGCCCGGCGTCTACACAAAACAGTCCGCCGCCTAGTTCCTGAGTCAGATGTCCGCTTCCTGCTCTCAGAGAGTGGGAGCTCCAAGGGCGCTGCCATGGTGACCGCTGTGGCCTACCGGCTGGCTGACCAGCGTCGTCAGATCACAGAGACCCTGGCTGAGTTCAGACTGACCAGTGACCAGCTGCTGGAGGTGAAGAAGAGGATGAGGACAGAGATCCAGAACGGCCTGGGGAAAAAGACCCATGACAGCGCCACCATCAAGATGTGGCCCACATATGTACTCAGCAAACCAGATGGATCAGGTGAGAGAAGTTCAACTTGGATTTAAATTAGTTTCCCAGACTGTGATTCTACCAGTTGACCAGAGTGGTTTAGCTCTGTGACAAAACATTTTGAGATtcattccattaattccatttgACATAAATGGGAATTTAACCCTCTTCTGCTTCCCCTGCTGTATTTAACCATATCAATAACTTAAAAGCTCCTCATCACTCGTTAATGCTTTAACACGCTACTGTATAATCCAGGCTTCTATGTAAACATATGATATTGTGTATTTTTTTGGCTTAGCACTTCTTGCAGTGCCCTGATTAAGGTCAAAGTATTTCTAAGTCTAACACAATTACTTCACAGCACTCCCACACCTCCATGCAAGTCAAAACATCCAATGTCAATGAGAGATTCAACTCGACACACTGTTTGTCACTCATTTCAAATGGCTATGACAGTGGCAACAAGTACAATGTGTTGTAAGACTTTTCATAAGCATTTTAGGAACCCTTTATAATGTGTTATTATGTCTCATAAAAAATATATGGAAAATCAAACCGTTATTATCTCTTTTTACTAAAGACAGTATTgttcattttgttgtgttttccAGAAAATGGTGATTTCTTGGCTTTGGATTTAGGAGGAACAAACTTTAGAGTGCTGTTGGTGAAGATTCGCAGTGGCAAGCGGCGGACAGTAGAGATGCATAACAAAATATATGCCATTCCTATGGAGGTGATGCAGGGGACTGGAGAGGAGGTGAGTAAGTTTGGGAGTTTCCTGTGAGTATGGACATATATCTCATTCTGTACCAAAACAATGTCAGTTGTCCCACACATTTGAAAAGGAAGTTACTGTAAATGCAATAGCTCCTATTATAGATATAACAGGACATACGTTAAGCATATTCTTACAGCCAACCTTTGCGACCTGTGTAACTTAAGCAAATTTGCTTGTGCTTGTTAAAAAATACCCTCCATTTCCCACAGCTGTTTGACCACATTGTCCAGTGCATATCTGACTTCCTGGACTACATGGGTATGAAGAACACTCGCCTGCCTCTGGGTTTcaccttctccttcccctgcagACAGACCAGCTTGGATGTGGTGAGCTGACTCCTTCTTTTACAGTAATCAGCCATCTATCAACTTTTTCATCTCagacatattgctcactatatctACATTATATAGTCTATATATCTATATTAAAATACAGCCACAAAATTGAGCCGGGATCTCCATCTTCAATTCTGCGCTTCCTTTTAGGCTTACAAGAAGCTTGTCATCCTGTTACAtttttttatgtgtgtgttttggagaGTTATTATTCCTGATATACCATAGTGTCACAATGCATAATTACGATGTATGCAGTTGTCGGCCAATTTAGAAACTGTTGGatgactacattacccataattCTGTCGGCATCCATTccattatatgtgtgtgtgtacgtaagtgtgtgcgtgtgtacgtcaCTAATAgaactgtaacggttttcttgatttgaaggagaggcggaccaaagcgcagcgtggttattttgattcatgtttaataaagcacttcacatgaacaaactaacaaaaacaagaaacttgaaaacccaaaacagtcctatctggtgcaaacacagagacaggaacaatcacccacaaacacacagtgaaacccaggctacctaagtatgattctcaatcagagacaactaatgacacatgcctctgattgagaaccatactaggcc is a genomic window containing:
- the hk1 gene encoding hexokinase-1 isoform X1; protein product: MIAAQLLAYYFTELKDDKVKKIDKYLYAMRFSDETLMDIMKRFRRELGNGLGRDTNPTATVKMLPTFVRSIPDGSEKGDFIALDLGGSAFRILRVKVSHEKKQTVQMESQIYDTPEDIIHGSGTRLFDHVAECLGDFMEKQNIKDKKLSVGFTFSFPCAQTKLNESYLLTWTKRFKASGVEGMDVVTLLNKAIKKRGDYDADIMAVVNDTVGTMMTCGFDDQRCEVGIIIGTGTNACYMEELRHIDLVEGDEGRMCINTEWGAFGDDGMLEDIRTEFDREIDRGSLNPGKQLFEKMVSGMYMGELVRLILVKMAKEGFLFEGRITPELLTKGKFETKHVSSIEKSKEGLTKAKDILLRLGVEPSADDCVAVQHVCTIVSHRSANLLAATLGGILSRLKDNKGNPRLRTTVGIDGSLYKMHPQYARRLHKTVRRLVPESDVRFLLSESGSSKGAAMVTAVAYRLADQRRQITETLAEFRLTSDQLLEVKKRMRTEIQNGLGKKTHDSATIKMWPTYVLSKPDGSENGDFLALDLGGTNFRVLLVKIRSGKRRTVEMHNKIYAIPMEVMQGTGEELFDHIVQCISDFLDYMGMKNTRLPLGFTFSFPCRQTSLDVGILVTWTKGFKATDCEGEDVVGLLREGIKRREEFDLDVVAVVNDTVGTMMTCAYEEPTCEVGLIAGTGSNACYMEEMRNIEVVEGDVGRMCVNMEWGAFGDNGCLDDIRTEYDRAVDDFSLNLGKQRYEKMCSGMYLGEIVRNILIDLTKRGFLFRGQISETLKTRGIFETKFLSQIESDRLALLQVRSILQQLGLDSTCDDSIIVKEVCGTVSRRAAQLCGAGMAAVVDKIRENRGLNQMDITVGVDGTLYKLHPHFSGIMHQTVKELAPKCNVNFLLSEDGSGKGAALITAVGCRMREQKS
- the hk1 gene encoding hexokinase-1 isoform X2, whose amino-acid sequence is MGTGTNACYMEELRHIDLVEGDEGRMCINTEWGAFGDDGMLEDIRTEFDREIDRGSLNPGKQLFEKMVSGMYMGELVRLILVKMAKEGFLFEGRITPELLTKGKFETKHVSSIEKSKEGLTKAKDILLRLGVEPSADDCVAVQHVCTIVSHRSANLLAATLGGILSRLKDNKGNPRLRTTVGIDGSLYKMHPQYARRLHKTVRRLVPESDVRFLLSESGSSKGAAMVTAVAYRLADQRRQITETLAEFRLTSDQLLEVKKRMRTEIQNGLGKKTHDSATIKMWPTYVLSKPDGSENGDFLALDLGGTNFRVLLVKIRSGKRRTVEMHNKIYAIPMEVMQGTGEELFDHIVQCISDFLDYMGMKNTRLPLGFTFSFPCRQTSLDVGILVTWTKGFKATDCEGEDVVGLLREGIKRREEFDLDVVAVVNDTVGTMMTCAYEEPTCEVGLIAGTGSNACYMEEMRNIEVVEGDVGRMCVNMEWGAFGDNGCLDDIRTEYDRAVDDFSLNLGKQRYEKMCSGMYLGEIVRNILIDLTKRGFLFRGQISETLKTRGIFETKFLSQIESDRLALLQVRSILQQLGLDSTCDDSIIVKEVCGTVSRRAAQLCGAGMAAVVDKIRENRGLNQMDITVGVDGTLYKLHPHFSGIMHQTVKELAPKCNVNFLLSEDGSGKGAALITAVGCRMREQKS
- the hk1 gene encoding hexokinase-1 isoform X3, with product MEELRHIDLVEGDEGRMCINTEWGAFGDDGMLEDIRTEFDREIDRGSLNPGKQLFEKMVSGMYMGELVRLILVKMAKEGFLFEGRITPELLTKGKFETKHVSSIEKSKEGLTKAKDILLRLGVEPSADDCVAVQHVCTIVSHRSANLLAATLGGILSRLKDNKGNPRLRTTVGIDGSLYKMHPQYARRLHKTVRRLVPESDVRFLLSESGSSKGAAMVTAVAYRLADQRRQITETLAEFRLTSDQLLEVKKRMRTEIQNGLGKKTHDSATIKMWPTYVLSKPDGSENGDFLALDLGGTNFRVLLVKIRSGKRRTVEMHNKIYAIPMEVMQGTGEELFDHIVQCISDFLDYMGMKNTRLPLGFTFSFPCRQTSLDVGILVTWTKGFKATDCEGEDVVGLLREGIKRREEFDLDVVAVVNDTVGTMMTCAYEEPTCEVGLIAGTGSNACYMEEMRNIEVVEGDVGRMCVNMEWGAFGDNGCLDDIRTEYDRAVDDFSLNLGKQRYEKMCSGMYLGEIVRNILIDLTKRGFLFRGQISETLKTRGIFETKFLSQIESDRLALLQVRSILQQLGLDSTCDDSIIVKEVCGTVSRRAAQLCGAGMAAVVDKIRENRGLNQMDITVGVDGTLYKLHPHFSGIMHQTVKELAPKCNVNFLLSEDGSGKGAALITAVGCRMREQKS